The Lineus longissimus chromosome 2, tnLinLong1.2, whole genome shotgun sequence genome window below encodes:
- the LOC135500103 gene encoding protein hobbit-like isoform X1 has translation MPSIVWVLLLVLFSCWFITRLLAWILVWVFHRYLKVELRVGKVGFFTIRKIKIILNQNTTLDIDRVWCSSSLINNEIRKPIALCLGDVRLQTEAQDPSVTGMAVETPAPASTTSAPKKKAKIGAIISVLQYIGIHIYKVNVMLLKVPFPECLFHITIQEVGLDCPVEETGQSLMLNVQSVSCKVLKDQTSHPCIAEVSFSKTVFMHLESGTILPPKSLKMIIAKPQMKFTEGFLAQLQHLRQQRKRSLPAVSLAQSSRSLEEKLQSISGFLPRNILWKIENTSVVICRDSTPSPDLLQQEEAPDLPTRNLSVSIKSVQLSANQDVTETSPFYGDCAFTLVDFHTSSPQAKFAILNRIEATLKVRSDLLELGCQVYSAYLVYHHEEILYWAAVLRKLSTPKLERETHVSTERSRTERRNTMTEFLSNKTIKADIQVWDLSTSVAMATCSGYVGGLRHSQMTLSIQPSASGIGSSVAYWRNCIILTDFQLDTLYCKLADCSVAVDQLDAKQHHWNTLLYLGLISCNLRKSHQDIMLDTSLHDLQFEWSTTAVNVAIQLITAMKKTQPAVPTIKEGDMPVSSPKSPELKSMMQSYSVQFKCSNVNVFACNAKRVWLHLTINEIRLNGLKGFSSLPLLICEVKLGYLGQLPAHMESYRIRNSAEIEGYVGHLKDIKAHIRGEQREVSITLNEEVYVQWDTSLHMCFYQIMQDVLELKKKTVGVSKREEKSTPKQTSLASKPPICINVKMRANVMLRALLSRGHKATFSTPEFSASVQGSKISLFSDQCSIAFDEHDIFQMQGASIYTMHHSEELKLERMTFDLLELPTNKAWAITFDKFGIIFPYKYHFSKCLSEVLAIKKFIKMLHFKTKKPFTIDRPLPPDIVIRAKTVSIQVCDDPFEVKLADNYALLVDECRESAKRISAMDRRIQDLRKQHGLLPASKVDELYSSLHQRNSDIYVKRSLGQYTTHPLRTALFTWKMDAFELIAMADRAFHGKENCVKHMKDIDKDSPYPEEGLEFNTLFCRMINTSVKTWTISLRDYPQPFFDYKDMHVWGRFMAAEQEGAPRAKREATVEIASPWEDMIVKKNMPALKFYHDFSCDVESITIAYGAAWEPCIAQFNHALDLINKPSVDPSRPMPFWDKFRLLLHGRLTMSIQQMSWLYHASLDPYNRTEFMDWTWSDLILDWTSAKFVFKCNFDIYLRTASKYDDCRLLHLPNLRFCINLQWLCRGDPMDHHSVMPCAPDKKPEFSLEQEHDSYRAFRSQNLNLSLSYETKPCTDEEGFDDIPCCLFYASTLRFLEKIKMCMLRVSRPIKRGKLYNTIKPKKRVLSRHYKNVTLSLNFHMCQVCYWASFAKQLGMEMLGDNFNLGLGMHLEVNPVCDTLLKRRPQSSWSIKKLICELHEAQTWLCSTLLGEQEDVLNKSMRNPVNRSYFLSVSRLLYEREEEKGDAQQPLEAEQSLQEEEEEGNQFFFNFASNTTTFSNFKWNQLSKNKERPTHRVRIYDLKGAWTLSNRNVIFGLFDGYLKATALKRSLSSEAMKGFKVEGTQTPMKGRTHSLTASSPCIATPSPQSRIQLGHAYSLLQKLVSETDSKFVAFTEEPSGGNMEQLHGVSASQTDDVLKRNWLIELHNSQMMLKGCETAGYVIVSASKAQILSCQHQAVWRDRQLKTKTTWMGSVECMQYYATVDGGLDKDFDDPVWLTMENIEDRAEEDFEGTPEMVGSGQSVGGVVTKMIGASGEECTDNNSVQLQRIISRCKCQFFYASYGEADPNTLPEVPPPPSEDDKYLERTFEEGVDAFTLLHHDLNICTNSLQYAMVLDIVNNLLLYVEPKKKQFTEKLQSRRFKQQLSSIEDQKTPILQMQEELRQSMVKLRQLERDLYTAHRILDENPFAEGPLQQCEVLVNALNALKEQVNNESEELGIMISCFMESQLQIKHKMKAQNAKQSLVVRRNEVCFKHAQWRLTESDGQIGLADLVLRNFLYCKINNNDDSGCHQLELGWAKMQNLLPNSIYKDVLVPQDPLGKGHLERQVALRILCRVKPPVGGISVKEHVEVNVVPLTIQMTNQFFRTLMKFFFPGRNVEAEDEKHDEQASGKSKKKEDSKSGFKAYVPLDTDIDKMKERAARNNTFLYVKIPEVPMKISYKGEKEKNISDVHDIAVVLPPVEFHNQTWTWLDMLLAIKNNSKKALLTQAIKQKLHMRSRMGDDMVTDVQQEEDKAKMLLGAKLLSGSEKHSTKKNLFGKTAK, from the exons ATGCCATCCATTGTCTGGGTGTTGCTTTTAGTATTATTCTCCTGTTGGTTCATCACCAG GCTCCTGGCATGGATCCTTGTCTGGGTGTTCCATCGCTACCTGAAGGTTGAACTGCGGGTCGGCAAGGTTGGATTCTTCACAATAAGAAAGATTAAGATAATCCTAAATCAGAATACGACTTTA GACATTGACCGAGTGTGGTGTTCAAGCAGCCTCATCAACAATGAAATACG GAAGCCAATTGCCCTCTGTCTTGGTGACGTGCGCCTACAGACAGAGGCCCAGGATCCCTCAGTCACAGGAATGGCAGTGGAGACCCCAGCACCTGCTTCAACAACTTCTGCTCCAAAGAAAAAGGCCAAAATAGGTGCCATCATTTCAGTTCTCCAG TATATTGGTATCCATATCTATAAGGTCAATGTGATGCTGCTGAAGGTCCCTTTCCCAGAATGCTTGTTCCATATTACCATACAGGAGGTCGGCCTAGACTGTCCGGTCGAGGAGACGGG CCAAAGCTTGATGCTGAATGTACAGTCTGTCAGCTGTAAAGTTCTAAAG GATCAAACAAGCCACCCGTGTATTGCGGAGGTATCGTTTAGTAAAACAGTCTTCATGCACTTGGAGAGTGGTACAATACTGCCACCAAAG AGTCTGAAGATGATTATTGCTAAACCTCAAATGAAGTTCACTGAAG gattcTTGGCCCAACTTCAGCATCTCAGACAACAGAGGAAAAGGTCTCTCCCTGCTGTGAGTCTAGCTCAGAGTTCAAGATCATTGGAGGAGAAGTTGCAAAGTATATCGGGTTTCTTACCGAGG AATATTTTGTGGAAAATCGAGAATACTTCTGTGGTGATATGCAGGGATTCCACCCCAAG CCCTGATCTACTTCAGCAAGAAGAAGCACCTGATTTGCCAACCAG AAATCTCTCCGTCAGTATCAAATCAGTTCAACTGTCAGCCAATCAGGATGTGACGGAGACGTCACCATTCTACGGCGACTGTGCTTTCACCTTGGTTGACTTCCATACCAGTTCTCCACAAGCAAAGTTTGCCATCCTCAACAGAATTGAAGCTACTCTTAAG GTGCGCAGTGATTTGCTAGAGCTTGGCTGCCAGGTCTACTCTGCCTACTTAGTCTACCACCACGAAGAGATCCTCTATTGGGCAGCTGTGCTGCGGAAGTTAAGCACTCCAAAACTTGAGAGAGAGACACATGTCTCAACGGAGAGATCGAGAACTGAGAGAAG AAACACAATGACCGAGTTCCTCTCCAATAAAACCATCAAAGCAGACATCCAAGTCTGGGATCTGTCCACctctgttgccatggcaacctgTAGTGGTTACGTGGGCGGCTTGAGGCACTCGCAGATGACACTGAGCATCCAACCTAGTGCATCAG GCATCGGCAGCTCAGTGGCTTACTGGAGGAACTGCATAATCCTAACTGACTTTCAGCTCGACACCCTCTACTGCAAGTTGGCTGATTGCTCTGTTGCGGTGGATCAACTGGATGCTAAGCAACACCACTGGAACACACTGCTTTACCTTGGCTTGATAAGCTGTAAT TTAAGGAAGAGTCACCAAGATATAATGTTGGATACATCTCTACACGACTTGCAGTTCGAATGGTCAACAACTGCTGTCAATGTCGCTATACAGCTCATCACTGCTATGAAGAAGACACAGCCAGCAGTACCAACAATAAAGGAAGGGGACATGCCAGTCTCCAGTCCCAAGTCGCCAGAACTGAAATCAATGATGCAGTCATATTCTGTCCAGTTTAAATGTTCAAATGTCAATGTGTTTGCCTGCAATGCCAAGCGAG TCTGGTTACACCTCACGATAAATGAAATCCGGCTGAACGGCTTGAAAGGATTCTCCAGTTTGCCGTTACTAATCTGTGAAGTCAAACTTGGCTACCTTGGCCAATTGCCTGCACACATGGAG TCTTATCGAATTCGAAATTCAGCGGAAATTGAGGGGTATGTGGGACACTTGAAAGACATTAAAGCCCACATCAGAGGCGAACAAAGG GAGGTCTCCATCACCCTGAATGAAGAGGTCTATGTGCAGTGGGATACAAGCCTACATATGTGTTTCTATCAAATAATGCAAGATGTACTCGAGTTAAAGAAGAAGACAGTGG GAGTCTCAAAGAGAGAAGAGAAGTCTACTCCTAAACAGACATCACTGGCGTCGAAACCTCCAATATGTATTAATGTAAAGATGCGTGCCAATGTGATGTTGAGGGCTCTCTTATCACGAGGTCACAAGGCGACATTCAGCACACCAGAGTTCAGCGCTAGTGTACAAGGTTCAAAGATCTCACTCTTCTCTGATCAATGCAGCATTGCCTTTGATGAACACGACATATTCCAAATGCAG GGGGCATCCATATATACCATGCATCACAGTGAGGAACTCAAGCTTGAGAGGATGACGTTCGATCTGTTAGAACTACCCACAAACAAAGCGTG GGCAATCACTTTTGACAAGTTCGGTATCATCTTCCCTTACAAATACCACTTTTCAAAATGTCTGTCAGAG GTTCTGGCCATCAAGAAGTTCATAAAGATGTTACATTTCAAGACTAAGAAACCGTTCACCATTGACAGACCCTTACCACCAGATATCGTTATCAGGGCTAAG ACTGTCAGCATCCAAGTTTGTGATGATCCATTCGAGGTCAAGTTGGCTGATAACTATGCT CTACTTGTCGATGAGTGCAGAGAGAGTGCCAAACGCATTTCTGCAATGGACAGGCGTATCCAGGATTTGAGAAAGCAACATGGTTTACTACCGG CCAGCAAAGTGGATGAACTGTATTCATCCCTGCACCAGCGGAACTCGGACATCTATGTGAAGCGGTCACTAGGACAGTATACGACCCACCCACTGAGAACAGCCTTATTCACGTGGAAGATGGATGCATTTGAATTGATAGCAATGGCTGATCGAGCCTTCCATGGAAAGGAAAACTGTGTCAAGCATATGAAGGATATTGACAAGGATAG TCCCTATCCAGAGGAGGGCCTCGAATTCAACACCCTGTTCTGCCGCATGATCAACACGAGCGTGAAGACATGGACGATTAGCCTCCGTGACTACCCACAGCCGTTCTTTGACTACAAGGACATGCATGTCTGGGGACGGTTCATGGCAGCAGAGCAGGAGGGCGCACCAAGAG CAAAGAGAGAAGCGACTGTTGAGATTGCAAGTCCTTGGGAGGATATGATTGTCAAAAAGAACATGCCGGCTCTCAAGTTCTACCATGACTTCAGCTGCG ATGTCGAGTCAATCACTATAGCCTATGGTGCTGCGTGGGAACCATGCATAGCTCAGTTCAACCATGCGTTGGACTTGATCAACAAACCTTCCGTTGACCCCAGTCGTCCTATGCCATTCTGGGACAAGTTCCGTCTGCTGTTGCATGGCCGCTTAACCATGTCAATCCAGCAGATGAGTTGGCTCTACCATGCTTCTCTTGATCCTTATAACAGGACTGAGTTCATGGACTGGACTTGGAGTGACCTCATACTGGACTGGACAAGTG CCAAGTTTGTCTTCAAGTGCAACTTCGACATCTATCTTCGAACAGCCTCAAAGTATGATGACTGTCGCTTATTACACTTGCCCAATCTTAGGTTCTG TATCAACCTGCAGTGGTTGTGTCGAGGAGACCCGATGGATCACCATTCTGTTATGCCTTGTGCACCAGATAAGAAACCTGAGTTTTCTCTTGAG CAAGAACATGACTCCTATCGAGCATTCCGTTCCCAGAACCTGAACCTGTCGCTCAGCTACGAGACGAAGCCATGTACAGATGAGGAGGGATTTGATGATATCCCATGCTGCCTCTTCTACGCCAGCACTCTCAGGTTCTTGGAGAAAATTAAG ATGTGCATGTTGAGGGTTAGCCGTCCAATCAAACGTGGTAAATTATACAACACGATCAAGCCTAAGAAGAGGGTGCTCAGCAGgcattacaa GAATGTGACCCTCTCGCTCAACTTCCACATGTGCCAAGTTTGTTACTGGGCGTCATTTGCCAAGCAGCTGGGTATGGAGATGTTGGGTGATAACTTCAACCTTGGTCTAGGCATGCATCTGGAAGTGAACCCTGTCTGTGATACACTACTCAAGCGCCGTCCACAATCCAGCTGGAGTATCAAGAAGCTCATCTGTGAGCTCCACGAGGCTCAGACATGGCTCTGTAGCACGTTGTTAGGGGAACAGGAGGAT GTCCTCAACAAGTCCATGCGAAATCCGGTCAACCGAAGCTATTTCCTGAGTGTTTCAAG GCTGCTCTATGAAAGAGAAGAAGAGAAAGGTGATGCACAGCAACCACTGGAAGCAGAACAAAGTCTTcaggaagaggaggaagag GGCAACCAATTTTTCTTCAACTTTGCCTCCAACACGACAACCTTCTCTAACTTCAAATGGAATCAGTTGTCAAAAAACAAA GAACGTCCCACACATCGTGTCCGCATCTACGACCTCAAGGGAGCATGGACGCTTAGCAACAGGAATGTGATATTTGGTTTGTTTGATGGCTATCTGAAAGCAACGGCGTTGAAGAGAAGCCTCTCATCTGAGGCGATGAAGGGCTTCAAGGTGGAGGGAACTCAAACACCTATG AAGGGCCGTACACATTCTCTGACTGCTTCCTCACCATGCATAGCAACCCCAAGCCCACAGTCTCGTATACAGCTAGGACACGCATATTCCCTACTGCAAAAACTTGTCTCTGAAACAGACAGCAAGTTTGTGGCGTTTACAGAAGAGCCCTCTGGTGGGAACATGGAGCAACTACATGGGGTTTCAGCGAGTCAGACGGATGATGTCCTCAAGAGGAACTGGTTGA TTGAGCTCCATAACAGTCAGATGATGCTGAAAGGTTGTGAGACAGCCGGCTATGTGATTGTGAGTGCATCCAAGGCACAGATCTTGTCCTGCCAGCACCAAGCTGTCTGGAGGGACCGGCAGCTCAAGACAAAGACCACATGGATGGGATCAGTTGAATGCATGCAG TACTATGCAACCGTTGACGGTGGCCTAGACAAAGACTTTGATGATCCCGTGTGGCTGACAATGGAGAATATCGAGGACAGGGCAGAGGAGGACTTTGAAGGCACGCCAGAGATGGTTGGCAGCGGACAGAGTGTGGGTGGGGTGGTCACAAAGATGATAGGTGCATCTGGAGAG GAATGCACAGACAATAACAGTGTCCAGTTACAGCGCATCATATCACGGTGTAAATGCCAGTTTTTCTATGCGAGTTACGGCGAGGCAGATCCTAACACACTTCCCGAGGTTCCACCACCA CCGAGTGAAGATGACAAATATCTCGAGAGGACGTTTGAAGAAGGAGTAGATGCGTTTACCCTGCTCCACCATGATCTCAATATCTGTACTAACTCG CTTCAGTACGCTATGGTCCTAGATATCGTCAACAACCTCCTCTTGTATGTGGAACCCAAGAAGAAG CAATTCACTGAGAAGCTCCAGAGCAGACGCTTCAAGCAGCAGTTGTCGAGTATCGAGGACCAGAAGACGCCCATTCTACAGATGCAGGAGGAGTTGAGACAGAGCATGGTCAAGCTACGACAGCTCGAGAGGGATCTCTATACTGCCCATCGGATACTCGATGAgaacccttttgcagaggg GCCCCTTCAGCAGTGTGAGGTTCTTGTCAACGCACTCAACGCCCTGAAAGAACAGGTGAACAATGAATCTGAGGAGCTCGGGATCATGATCAGCTGCTTTATGGAGAGCCAGCTTCAGATCAAACACAAGATGAAGGCGCAGAATG CCAAACAATCGCTAGTCGTGCGCCGTAATGAAGTCTGTTTCAAACATGCCCAGTGGAGACTTACAGAATCCGATGGACAGATAGGCCTTGCTGACCTTGTGCTTAGAAACTTCTT ATATTGTAAAATCAACAACAACGATGACTCTGGCTGCCATCAGCTTGAGCTCGGATGGGCAAAGATGCAGAACCTGTTACCTAACTCTATATACAAG GATGTGCTTGTCCCACAAGACCCTCTGGGTAAAGGTCACCTAGAGCGTCAGGTCGCACTTCGAATCCTGTGTCGTGTCAAACCACCAGTAGGTGGCATCTCGGTGAAAGAGCATGTCGAAGTCAACGTTGTTCCCCTCACTATTCAAATGACTAATCAGTTCTTCCGAACGCTCATGAAATTTTTCTTCCCGGGCCGAAATGTCGAGGCAGAGGATGAAAAACATG ATGAACAGGCATCTGGGAAGAGTAAAAAGAAGGAAGATAGCAAGTCTGGCTTCAAGGCGTATGTGCCGTTAGACACAGATATCGATAAGATGAAGGAACGCGCAGCCAGGAATAATACATTCCTTTACGTGAAGATTCCAGAAGTACCAATGAAGATCAGTTACAAG GGTGAGAAGGAGAAGAACATCTCTGATGTCCATGACATCGCCGTAGTCTTGCCTCCAGTTGAGTTTCATAATCAGACGTGGACTTGGTTGGATATGCTGCTAGCTATCAAGAATAACAGCAAGAAGGCTCTTCTCACTCAG GCGATCAAGCAAAAGCTTCATATGAGGTCACGGATGGGTGATGACATGGTCACTGACGTCCAACAGGAAGAGGACAAGGCCAAGATGTTGTTGGGCGCCAAATTACTG TCCGGCAGTGAAAAGCACTCGACTAAGAAGAATCTCTTTGGTAAAACAGCCAAATGA